In the genome of Leptospira sanjuanensis, one region contains:
- a CDS encoding DUF547 domain-containing protein yields the protein MSTTATIVLILLVWIGSGFIGRASLFAFDHKHGSFNAELKKYVKEGSVDYTSWKNNRAALDSYLQTLSSVSEAEYSSFSQTEKLSFLINAYNAFTIRLILDHYPLKSIKELGGILTGPWKLEFFSLLGSKKNLDWIEHQKLRREFQEPRIHFAINCASKGCPPLLEEAFQPSKLESQLSSAAKRFLSNPNYNRYNATKNVLYLSKIFQWFQEDFTRKSGNLVNFFNSNSGLSPVPVNSEVEYLDYDWNLNQKK from the coding sequence ATGTCTACAACGGCTACGATCGTTTTGATTCTTCTCGTTTGGATCGGTTCGGGTTTTATCGGCCGCGCGAGCCTGTTCGCCTTCGATCATAAACACGGTTCTTTTAACGCCGAACTCAAAAAGTATGTCAAAGAAGGTTCCGTCGATTATACATCTTGGAAAAATAACCGAGCCGCTCTGGATTCTTACCTGCAAACGTTGAGTTCCGTTTCCGAAGCCGAATATTCTTCCTTTAGCCAAACGGAAAAACTGAGTTTTCTGATCAACGCATACAACGCGTTTACGATCCGGCTGATCTTGGATCATTATCCTCTGAAAAGCATCAAGGAACTCGGAGGAATTTTGACGGGACCGTGGAAGCTGGAATTCTTCTCTTTGTTAGGATCTAAAAAAAATTTGGATTGGATCGAACATCAAAAACTGAGAAGGGAGTTTCAAGAACCGAGAATTCATTTCGCGATCAACTGCGCATCCAAAGGATGTCCACCCCTTCTCGAAGAAGCGTTTCAACCTTCTAAGCTGGAAAGCCAGCTTTCAAGCGCGGCAAAACGATTTCTTTCCAACCCAAACTACAACCGATACAATGCGACAAAAAACGTTCTGTATCTTTCGAAGATCTTTCAGTGGTTCCAGGAAGATTTCACGCGGAAATCCGGAAATCTCGTGAACTTCTTCAATTCCAACTCGGGACTTTCTCCGGTTCCGGTCAATTCGGAAGTCGAATACTTGGATTACGACTGGAATTTGAATCAAAAGAAATAA
- a CDS encoding RNA polymerase sigma factor, with the protein MDALYREYSGKIFDFLYKYSSGNPEVAMDLMQDTFLNFFRKYADTDIDREQAVRLLYTIARNRSINHSRKFSTVKESGNPEMQDFQEQKLSFVRKAELKDLEERLLDCLDELEEDEKYALILRFMEDYNLTTIAEIMNISVSTASRLIVKATAKVTEIAEKKNLKP; encoded by the coding sequence ATGGATGCTCTCTATCGAGAGTACAGCGGAAAGATCTTTGATTTCCTCTATAAATACAGCTCCGGGAATCCTGAAGTCGCGATGGACCTCATGCAGGACACATTCCTGAATTTTTTCAGGAAGTATGCGGACACGGATATAGATCGGGAACAGGCGGTCCGTTTGCTTTACACGATCGCCAGAAATCGGTCCATCAATCACTCTCGGAAATTTTCCACCGTAAAGGAAAGTGGAAATCCGGAAATGCAGGACTTTCAGGAACAAAAGCTTTCTTTCGTCAGAAAGGCCGAACTCAAGGATTTGGAAGAGCGTCTTCTCGACTGTTTGGATGAGTTAGAAGAGGACGAGAAGTATGCTTTGATTCTTCGGTTTATGGAAGATTACAATCTGACGACCATTGCGGAAATTATGAATATATCGGTTTCGACCGCTTCGCGTTTGATCGTAAAGGCGACTGCGAAGGTGACGGAAATCGCGGAAAAGAAAAATTTGAAACCCTGA